The following proteins are encoded in a genomic region of Cyclonatronum proteinivorum:
- a CDS encoding serine O-acetyltransferase: protein MSSDAFLETLFREHQQAARCPSPALVADFFNRLLGFLFPDTSTKTYSDEDAFRAAYSKLETDFRYILSRRLNRIASEDDAILRHFFGSLPEIRDMLLEDIQAMYDGDPAAKSLTEVVRTYPGFYAIASHRIAHCLTEKGLHLIARIIASNAHSKTGIDIHPSARIGRHFCIDHGTGIVIGETTRIGEHVKIYQGVTLGALSVRKEDASKKRHPDIGNHVVIYAGATILGGQTAVGDHSVIGGNVWITESVAPHSKIYYRGHGEEVSG, encoded by the coding sequence ATGTCCTCCGACGCCTTTCTCGAAACCCTGTTCCGCGAGCATCAGCAAGCGGCCCGCTGTCCCTCACCGGCCCTCGTAGCCGATTTCTTCAACCGCTTGCTCGGCTTCCTCTTCCCCGATACCAGCACGAAAACCTACTCCGACGAAGACGCCTTTCGCGCGGCCTACAGCAAGCTGGAAACGGACTTCCGCTACATTCTTTCCCGGCGGCTCAACCGCATTGCCTCGGAAGATGACGCCATACTCCGGCATTTCTTCGGGAGTTTGCCGGAAATCCGCGACATGCTTCTTGAAGACATTCAGGCCATGTATGATGGCGATCCGGCAGCAAAAAGCCTGACCGAAGTAGTACGCACCTACCCCGGTTTCTATGCCATTGCATCCCACCGCATCGCGCACTGCCTCACCGAAAAAGGGCTTCACCTGATCGCGCGCATCATCGCCTCCAATGCACACAGCAAAACCGGCATCGACATTCACCCTTCCGCGCGCATCGGCCGGCATTTCTGCATTGATCACGGCACCGGCATTGTGATTGGCGAAACGACCCGCATAGGTGAGCACGTCAAAATCTATCAGGGGGTCACCCTCGGCGCGCTGAGCGTGCGCAAAGAAGACGCCTCCAAAAAACGACACCCTGACATCGGCAATCATGTTGTGATTTACGCCGGCGCAACCATTCTCGGGGGGCAAACCGCCGTAGGAGATCACAGCGTCATCGGCGGCAATGTGTGGATAACAGAAAGCGTAGCCCCGCACTCCAAAATCTACTACCGGGGCCACGGCGAAGAAGTAAGCGGGTAG
- a CDS encoding OsmC family protein — translation MEITLHRRNDNVHFEASNADGNTVQIDGSAAIGGEGKGMRPMELLLTAVASCSVFDIVAILKKQREPLEDVRVSARGRRGEGKDVKPFTDIQLVFTLKGALNQEKARRAVSLAVEKYCSVGASLDPNIPVGWDVIFED, via the coding sequence ATGGAAATCACCCTACACAGACGCAACGACAACGTCCATTTTGAAGCCTCGAACGCAGACGGCAACACCGTACAAATTGACGGCTCTGCAGCTATTGGGGGCGAAGGCAAAGGCATGCGCCCGATGGAGCTGTTGCTTACCGCTGTCGCATCCTGCAGTGTGTTCGACATCGTAGCCATCCTCAAAAAACAGCGCGAGCCGCTGGAAGACGTGCGCGTAAGTGCGCGGGGCAGGCGCGGTGAAGGCAAAGATGTGAAGCCTTTCACCGATATTCAGCTGGTGTTTACCCTCAAAGGCGCGCTGAACCAGGAAAAAGCGCGGCGGGCCGTGAGTCTCGCGGTCGAAAAGTACTGTTCTGTCGGGGCAAGCCTGGATCCGAACATCCCCGTCGGCTGGGATGTTATCTTTGAAGACTAA
- a CDS encoding purine-nucleoside phosphorylase — protein sequence MKQVKLESILEGLKKHGIEGADAAVILGSGLGDFATLLENRLDIPYATLPGMPTVSVAGHAGTIHYGTIGTKKVLAFGGRFHSYEGYPMEVTLALVHITHRLGIPKLIISNAAGGISGRLQVGDLLLITDCMGPNLSYGLRGTPKATRRFDNVPLRSRILQLATDEGIVLQHGTYLYVSGPTYETKAEIRAFRIMGADVVGMSTAPELAEATRLGILTIGITLVTNMATGVSTGKLDHSEVKETAENRKEDFGRLVSRLIQTEL from the coding sequence ATGAAGCAGGTTAAACTTGAGTCCATACTCGAAGGACTAAAAAAACATGGGATTGAAGGCGCTGACGCCGCCGTAATTCTGGGATCGGGACTGGGAGATTTTGCCACACTTTTGGAAAACCGCCTGGACATTCCTTATGCAACACTACCCGGCATGCCGACGGTTAGTGTTGCAGGTCATGCCGGAACCATTCACTACGGCACCATCGGCACCAAAAAAGTGCTGGCCTTCGGCGGACGCTTCCACAGCTATGAAGGCTACCCTATGGAAGTGACGCTCGCCCTCGTGCACATCACGCACCGGCTGGGCATTCCGAAACTGATTATCAGCAACGCGGCAGGCGGCATCAGCGGACGTTTGCAGGTGGGAGACCTCTTGCTGATTACCGACTGCATGGGACCGAACCTGAGCTACGGACTGCGCGGCACGCCAAAAGCAACGCGCCGCTTTGACAATGTCCCCCTGCGCAGCCGCATCCTCCAGCTTGCGACCGACGAAGGCATCGTACTGCAGCACGGCACCTACCTGTACGTAAGCGGTCCGACCTACGAAACCAAGGCCGAGATCCGCGCCTTCCGCATCATGGGCGCCGATGTCGTCGGCATGAGCACGGCTCCCGAGCTGGCTGAAGCCACACGCCTGGGCATACTCACCATCGGCATCACCCTGGTAACCAATATGGCGACCGGCGTAAGCACCGGCAAACTCGATCACAGCGAAGTCAAGGAAACCGCCGAAAACCGGAAGGAAGACTTTGGCCGCCTCGTCAGCCGGCTGATTCAGACCGAGCTGTAA
- a CDS encoding MBL fold metallo-hydrolase → MSYKVIPLHEGVFSVGWDKEFRRIAPGDPPRKASLKIALNPFLIQTPDRNMLLDCGLGTFGLENHTAILLNNLDQLDLSERDITDVICSHLHYDHIGGLAHQTNGYWELTFPDATIWASEKEWAKMQQTSDEEVPHAEFVNFIEARADLELMDDDVQINEYVRSYCIGGHTEFSRMTEIRLQDQLLLMAGDVLGTRGAVNRRYAAKYDYDGKRSMQLREEIQKRAYKENAILMAYHDTVHPLFRLSGYDDEKGYQITNTAPHYEAG, encoded by the coding sequence ATGAGTTATAAAGTGATTCCGCTGCATGAAGGGGTATTTTCGGTCGGATGGGACAAAGAATTCCGGCGTATCGCCCCGGGTGATCCGCCGCGCAAAGCCTCCCTCAAAATTGCGCTCAACCCCTTTTTGATTCAGACGCCCGACCGCAACATGCTCCTCGACTGCGGTCTCGGCACCTTTGGGCTGGAAAACCACACGGCCATCCTCCTCAACAACCTGGATCAGCTGGACCTGAGCGAGCGCGACATCACCGATGTCATTTGCAGTCACCTGCACTACGATCACATCGGCGGCCTTGCGCACCAAACCAACGGCTACTGGGAGCTGACCTTTCCCGACGCAACCATCTGGGCCTCGGAAAAGGAGTGGGCGAAAATGCAGCAAACCTCCGATGAAGAAGTACCGCATGCCGAGTTTGTCAATTTTATAGAAGCCCGCGCCGATCTCGAGCTGATGGACGACGATGTGCAGATCAACGAGTACGTGCGCAGCTACTGCATTGGCGGACATACCGAATTCAGCCGCATGACAGAAATCCGCCTTCAGGATCAGCTTTTGCTTATGGCCGGGGATGTGCTCGGAACGCGCGGTGCCGTAAACCGGCGCTATGCGGCCAAATACGACTACGACGGCAAGCGCAGCATGCAGCTGCGGGAAGAAATTCAGAAACGGGCTTACAAGGAAAACGCCATCCTCATGGCCTATCACGATACGGTTCACCCCCTGTTCCGGCTTTCCGGCTATGATGACGAGAAGGGGTATCAAATCACGAATACAGCGCCTCATTATGAAGCAGGTTAA
- a CDS encoding PhoH family protein — MIEQTIEIKDVEPVLVFGIQDRILRKIEQAYPGATLSARGNKIKISGSSEDFAEINDLVNRLIRLAIRNKAVTDQDVSTLLNMKLGERLADDNAPTPEDGETIVRTHTGEVVRAKTPNQKRIVEASAKNDIVFAIGPAGTGKTYTSVAIAVKALKEKKVKKIVLVRPAVEAGENLGFLPGGLKDKIDPYLRPLYDALEEMIDKDRLDLNMTKNVIEIAPLAYMRGRTLNNAFVILDEAQNATNMQMKMFLTRLGFNSRAIITGDITQTDLPRLKQSGLISIQHILQNIEGIEFVYLDQRDVVRHKLIRQIISAYERHEQKEEARLKKAEQERAASQKQEQTKPLT; from the coding sequence TTGATAGAACAAACCATTGAAATTAAGGATGTGGAACCTGTGCTCGTATTTGGCATTCAGGATCGTATCCTCAGAAAAATCGAACAAGCCTATCCCGGCGCAACCCTTTCAGCGCGCGGGAATAAAATCAAAATTTCGGGCTCGAGCGAAGACTTCGCCGAAATCAACGACCTGGTGAACCGGCTCATCCGGCTGGCCATCCGCAACAAGGCCGTAACCGATCAGGACGTGAGCACCCTCCTCAATATGAAGCTGGGGGAACGCCTCGCCGATGACAACGCCCCCACTCCCGAAGACGGCGAAACCATTGTGCGCACGCACACCGGCGAAGTTGTCCGCGCCAAAACGCCGAACCAAAAGCGCATAGTGGAAGCTTCCGCCAAAAACGACATCGTTTTTGCGATTGGCCCCGCCGGTACCGGAAAAACCTACACCTCGGTTGCCATTGCGGTAAAGGCCCTGAAAGAGAAAAAAGTCAAAAAAATTGTGCTCGTGCGTCCCGCCGTGGAAGCGGGCGAAAACCTGGGATTTCTGCCGGGCGGCCTCAAAGACAAAATCGATCCCTACCTGCGTCCGCTCTACGACGCGCTCGAAGAGATGATCGATAAAGACCGGCTCGATCTCAACATGACCAAAAACGTGATTGAAATCGCCCCGCTCGCCTACATGCGCGGCCGCACCCTCAACAACGCCTTCGTGATTCTGGATGAAGCGCAGAACGCGACCAACATGCAGATGAAGATGTTCCTGACCCGCCTCGGCTTCAATTCGCGGGCCATTATCACAGGGGACATCACCCAAACCGACCTGCCGCGGCTCAAGCAATCGGGCCTGATTTCCATTCAGCATATTCTCCAGAACATTGAAGGGATCGAGTTTGTGTACCTCGATCAGCGCGATGTGGTGCGGCACAAGCTGATCCGGCAGATTATTTCGGCCTACGAGCGGCACGAACAGAAGGAAGAAGCCCGCCTCAAAAAAGCGGAGCAGGAACGTGCGGCCTCCCAAAAGCAGGAACAGACCAAGCCACTGACATGA
- the rpe gene encoding ribulose-phosphate 3-epimerase has product MNLRHPLHNTYAFPTIAPSILAADYTQLGAEIESCTATGIKWIHCDVMDGHFVPNISFGPMIVEAARRSAPEAFLDTHLMIEKPALYLEAFQKAGADLITIHAEADPHAHRTLNAIKAMGLYAGVAINPGTPLTQIEELLPEVDLVCVMSVNPGFGGQAFIKASIPKIQRLAAWRRQMGLNFLIEIDGGAGVDNAEIIARAGTDIIVCGSSVFGAQDRKERIQRLTQKTIIGSTDLA; this is encoded by the coding sequence GTGAACCTTCGGCACCCGCTGCATAACACCTACGCATTCCCAACCATCGCGCCCTCCATCCTGGCCGCTGACTACACCCAACTGGGCGCCGAAATCGAAAGCTGCACCGCAACAGGTATCAAATGGATACACTGCGATGTGATGGACGGTCACTTTGTGCCCAACATCAGTTTCGGGCCGATGATCGTGGAAGCCGCCCGTCGCAGTGCCCCGGAAGCCTTCCTCGACACACACCTGATGATTGAAAAGCCCGCGCTCTACCTCGAAGCCTTTCAGAAAGCCGGCGCTGATCTTATCACCATTCACGCGGAAGCCGATCCGCACGCGCACCGCACCCTGAATGCCATCAAAGCTATGGGGCTGTATGCCGGCGTAGCCATCAACCCCGGCACGCCCCTCACCCAAATCGAAGAGCTGTTGCCCGAAGTTGACCTGGTGTGCGTGATGAGCGTGAACCCCGGCTTTGGCGGTCAGGCCTTCATCAAAGCAAGCATTCCGAAAATACAGCGGCTCGCAGCCTGGCGCCGGCAGATGGGGCTGAACTTCCTCATCGAGATCGATGGCGGCGCGGGGGTGGACAATGCGGAGATAATTGCCCGTGCGGGCACCGACATCATCGTGTGCGGCAGCAGCGTTTTTGGCGCGCAGGACCGGAAGGAGCGCATTCAGCGGCTCACGCAGAAGACCATTATCGGCAGCACCGACCTCGCATAG
- a CDS encoding PASTA domain-containing protein — MSAFKDLLTDKRLYIGFLILILSGVLLLLLMDRVIMPAYTKYNQGVTVPDVTRVAYDDAILKLQQAGLRYEIIDRRSNEAFPPDFVLDQAPRGNSLVKPSRKIYLTVNASETPMVTVPDVQNISLRNAQIQLQSQGLEAGFVEYVSSRFPNIVMGQSIEAGESVRRGTPVNLVVSDGLGMNKVAVPEIVGKRLAIAQREIRQNGLRVGQIVFQPAADMDPNMVISFSPADADSLFEGERIDLVVSELADLQEAEERGVQIDDDTDLGRAVPDSLIIPETDNDRDE, encoded by the coding sequence ATGTCCGCCTTTAAAGACCTTCTCACCGATAAAAGACTGTACATCGGATTTTTAATCCTCATCCTGTCCGGCGTCCTTTTACTTTTACTCATGGACCGGGTCATCATGCCGGCCTATACCAAATACAATCAGGGCGTTACTGTACCGGATGTGACGCGTGTTGCCTATGATGACGCCATCCTGAAGCTGCAACAAGCCGGGCTGCGCTACGAAATTATCGACCGCCGCTCAAATGAAGCCTTCCCGCCGGACTTTGTTCTCGATCAGGCCCCGCGCGGCAACAGCCTCGTAAAACCAAGCCGGAAAATCTATCTCACGGTCAATGCCTCCGAGACGCCCATGGTTACCGTGCCGGACGTACAGAACATCTCCCTGCGGAATGCGCAGATTCAGCTGCAAAGTCAGGGGCTGGAAGCCGGTTTTGTGGAATATGTTTCCTCCCGCTTCCCCAATATTGTAATGGGGCAAAGCATTGAAGCCGGCGAATCTGTCCGCAGGGGCACGCCGGTAAACCTCGTGGTAAGCGACGGCCTGGGGATGAATAAAGTCGCGGTGCCTGAAATCGTCGGCAAGCGCCTTGCGATTGCGCAGCGGGAAATCCGGCAGAACGGGCTTCGCGTAGGTCAGATCGTCTTTCAGCCGGCAGCCGACATGGATCCCAACATGGTCATATCATTCAGCCCGGCAGACGCGGATTCCCTTTTTGAAGGCGAGCGCATTGATCTGGTCGTTTCAGAGCTCGCAGACCTGCAGGAAGCCGAAGAGCGCGGGGTACAAATCGATGACGATACCGACCTCGGACGCGCCGTGCCGGACAGCCTCATCATCCCCGAAACCGACAACGACCGCGATGAATAA
- a CDS encoding DUF5683 domain-containing protein gives MSEARFSFSALLVLFTAAAWSALFPAAVQAQFGSPVTAQLQATAHSLTSELTQHELDHWLQGSETGQPQLRLRYDAAGQQAWHELGMHLRERTAAETGFASASPRGFMRTIAETPGLAFLSSALVPGLGQAANQQWWKTAVFAGIEIGAFYLMVDQRRIGDRKQQQYNDFADAHWSVVQYAQFLVQYTQLDMRLEDVLTPEGMQVLRDNGFVRATFNTDIDWAMIDLARLNEFEFGTLSRVTGRPLSHVVNPYGSQQYYELPSKYFQFAPGWRDWNRDINIVDGGVADMPPSWRFHAALEEEFNDALRFSRNMGMLLIANHVFSAFDAFFVSQLRMHRRQLETSASLTAGGNPSVQLSFNF, from the coding sequence ATGTCAGAAGCCCGTTTTTCCTTTTCTGCCTTGCTAGTGCTGTTTACAGCAGCCGCATGGTCAGCCCTGTTCCCTGCGGCAGTGCAGGCACAATTTGGCAGCCCGGTCACGGCACAATTGCAGGCCACAGCACACAGCCTGACAAGCGAACTGACGCAGCACGAGCTCGATCACTGGCTTCAGGGCAGCGAGACCGGGCAACCGCAACTCAGGCTGCGCTACGACGCCGCCGGGCAGCAGGCCTGGCACGAACTGGGCATGCACCTGCGTGAACGCACCGCCGCCGAAACCGGCTTTGCCTCAGCAAGTCCGCGCGGCTTCATGCGCACCATAGCCGAAACCCCCGGCCTTGCCTTCCTCAGCTCGGCCCTCGTACCCGGTCTGGGGCAGGCCGCAAATCAGCAGTGGTGGAAAACCGCCGTTTTTGCAGGCATTGAAATCGGGGCCTTCTACCTTATGGTCGATCAGCGGCGCATTGGCGACCGGAAACAGCAGCAGTATAACGACTTCGCCGACGCGCACTGGAGCGTCGTGCAGTACGCGCAATTCCTGGTACAGTACACGCAGCTCGATATGCGCCTGGAAGATGTCCTCACCCCGGAAGGCATGCAGGTGCTGCGCGACAACGGCTTCGTTCGGGCGACCTTCAACACCGATATTGACTGGGCCATGATTGACCTGGCACGCCTCAATGAGTTCGAGTTCGGCACCCTCTCCCGCGTAACGGGGCGCCCGCTTTCGCACGTAGTCAACCCATACGGCTCGCAGCAGTACTACGAGCTGCCGAGCAAATACTTTCAGTTTGCCCCCGGCTGGCGCGACTGGAACCGCGACATCAATATCGTGGACGGGGGCGTGGCCGATATGCCGCCGAGCTGGCGCTTCCATGCCGCCCTTGAAGAGGAATTCAATGACGCGCTCCGCTTTTCCCGCAATATGGGCATGCTTCTGATTGCGAACCACGTTTTCTCGGCTTTCGACGCCTTTTTTGTTTCTCAGCTGCGCATGCACCGCCGGCAGCTCGAAACTTCGGCTTCCCTCACCGCAGGCGGCAACCCCTCCGTTCAACTATCCTTCAATTTTTAG
- a CDS encoding T9SS-dependent M6-like inactivated metalloprotease yields the protein MLFAPVVSDSIQAPYMFVNSFTFRRISVTGILLFFLIPCTFTIAQPIPADELAGRFQPFMAAQSQHGSGQAETQVISDGTVHILAVMVEFQPEENRFTSGNGTFALDYLMRDDITIGPLPHNRSYFESHLLFARNYFQQASQGQLELEFTVLPQVYRLNRPMREYSPTGPDDSENFRLGDLFYDTWSLVAQSDLPDLSHLPQDRTLFVIFHAGAGRDIELTGTTLDNTPQDIPSVFLSKESITRLSSDAGPDFDGIPLRDGVRVTNSAILPQTQSRRGEDVTGEEFVLELSINGILTANIGSFLGLPDLFDTETGRSGIGQFGLMDGAGIFAWYGLMPPLPSAWERQFMGWDTPFDISLTDDSAIQLPAASLGQPQSIARHRISTDEYFLVENRHRDPFGTGVELTFRLPDGSFETRVFTNEEERFSPTDQRRYSEIMPAGVLVNVSNFDWAVPGGLDIGQDGQAGTDDDRLLNGGILIWHIDEAVIREQKRNNAINNNPDRRGVSLQEADGAQDIGRPAGGLTNFSSGGPFDFWWSGNDFTVITASGQRIVIYENRFGDDTFPNNRSNTGSPSFFEFYDFSDNLPTASFRARRIGAENISLLFEGSLDGRFAIFDSGHYGWPRPLVIYRQDTGNSFLLVPGDISVHALPLDNEAGISFENRHSFGFGTVMPLYTQNGVLTLDEKGDDPTARFFQLQDGTFTKIWQTGHIGELSGKPSSRTGQTIDLDTTPVRLDAQTGARTIIDGGFQESIILGGISARIEDGILSTSDGSINRNLRTDFTPPRRYVSMVQVSENQPPQPLLLTSTALSLLAPDERDDIHLARAGSLPGISWPALVDFNGDGSLDFLFVDFLQNRLEGRNANGALLWDFPLEAPQGQTFLSSPLIADLTGDGRPDLLMPAADSLSYIIHGFDNRLRPLDGFPLYVGSTQEDVSYIERFPLMPVLDGNRLYAISNSGDLRVWELEGAGEVFWGSVYGNDPGNKLRGPEPDPNLSLPEFGLLNTGETYNWPNPASNETFIRYQTSTEADITITVLSMSGTRLYEQRLQARGGVPEEVLIDTSGWSSGAYYARVRASANGREETKLIRIAVIR from the coding sequence GTGCTTTTTGCGCCTGTCGTATCTGACTCCATTCAGGCTCCCTACATGTTCGTAAACTCCTTCACATTCAGAAGAATATCTGTTACGGGTATTCTTCTGTTTTTTTTGATTCCCTGTACATTCACGATTGCCCAGCCCATCCCTGCCGATGAACTTGCCGGGCGCTTTCAGCCCTTTATGGCGGCTCAGTCGCAGCACGGGTCAGGGCAGGCAGAAACACAGGTCATCTCAGATGGCACCGTACACATTCTCGCGGTCATGGTCGAATTCCAACCGGAAGAAAACCGCTTCACCTCCGGAAACGGGACTTTCGCGCTCGACTACCTTATGCGCGATGACATCACGATTGGTCCGCTGCCCCATAATCGAAGCTACTTCGAATCCCACCTGCTGTTTGCCCGCAACTATTTCCAGCAAGCCTCACAGGGACAGCTTGAGCTCGAATTCACCGTACTCCCGCAGGTGTACCGGCTCAACAGGCCCATGCGGGAATACTCGCCAACCGGTCCTGATGACAGCGAAAACTTTCGGCTCGGAGACCTTTTCTACGACACCTGGAGCCTCGTTGCCCAGTCGGACCTGCCCGACCTCAGCCATCTGCCTCAGGACCGCACCCTGTTTGTGATATTCCATGCCGGAGCGGGGCGGGACATCGAACTTACCGGCACCACCCTCGACAACACCCCGCAGGACATCCCCTCTGTTTTCCTCAGCAAGGAATCTATTACACGACTCTCATCCGACGCGGGTCCCGATTTCGACGGTATTCCGCTGCGTGACGGGGTGCGGGTCACCAACTCCGCTATCCTTCCCCAAACACAAAGCCGCCGGGGCGAAGATGTAACCGGTGAAGAATTTGTACTTGAACTTTCCATCAACGGTATACTCACGGCGAACATCGGCAGCTTTCTCGGTCTGCCCGATCTTTTTGACACGGAAACCGGGCGCTCCGGAATCGGTCAGTTCGGCCTGATGGACGGCGCGGGTATTTTTGCCTGGTACGGCCTCATGCCCCCGCTGCCCTCGGCATGGGAGCGTCAGTTTATGGGATGGGACACCCCCTTTGACATCAGCCTCACCGACGATTCCGCTATTCAGCTCCCCGCCGCTTCGCTGGGTCAGCCCCAGAGTATTGCGCGGCACCGCATTTCAACCGACGAATACTTTCTGGTTGAAAACCGGCACCGCGACCCTTTCGGCACAGGTGTGGAGCTCACCTTCCGCCTGCCCGACGGCAGCTTTGAAACCCGGGTTTTTACCAACGAAGAAGAGCGCTTCAGCCCGACCGATCAGCGCAGGTACAGCGAAATCATGCCCGCGGGTGTGCTGGTAAATGTCAGCAACTTTGACTGGGCCGTACCCGGCGGCCTCGACATCGGTCAGGACGGACAAGCCGGCACCGACGACGACCGACTCCTCAACGGCGGAATCCTGATCTGGCACATTGACGAAGCCGTAATCCGCGAACAGAAGCGAAACAACGCGATCAACAACAACCCTGACCGCAGGGGCGTAAGTTTACAGGAAGCCGACGGCGCGCAGGACATCGGGCGGCCTGCCGGGGGCCTTACGAACTTCTCAAGCGGCGGCCCTTTTGACTTCTGGTGGAGCGGCAACGATTTTACGGTGATCACCGCCTCCGGGCAACGAATAGTCATTTACGAAAACCGCTTCGGCGACGACACCTTCCCCAACAACCGCAGCAATACCGGAAGTCCTTCATTTTTTGAGTTTTATGACTTCTCCGACAACCTCCCTACCGCAAGTTTCAGAGCACGAAGGATCGGTGCCGAAAACATCAGCCTGCTGTTTGAAGGCTCGCTTGACGGCAGGTTCGCGATATTTGATTCCGGGCACTACGGATGGCCGAGACCACTCGTTATATACCGGCAGGATACCGGTAATTCGTTCCTGCTCGTACCCGGCGATATATCGGTACATGCACTGCCCCTCGATAACGAAGCCGGTATTTCGTTCGAAAATCGTCATTCCTTCGGGTTTGGCACCGTAATGCCGTTGTACACCCAAAACGGTGTACTCACTCTTGATGAAAAAGGCGATGACCCTACAGCCCGCTTCTTCCAGCTCCAGGACGGTACCTTTACGAAAATCTGGCAAACCGGCCATATAGGCGAATTGTCGGGAAAACCTTCATCCCGAACAGGTCAAACCATAGACCTTGACACCACGCCGGTCCGGCTCGACGCCCAAACCGGTGCCCGCACCATTATTGACGGCGGCTTTCAGGAAAGCATTATCCTCGGCGGTATAAGCGCCCGCATTGAAGACGGTATCCTGAGCACAAGCGATGGCAGCATTAACCGGAATTTACGCACGGATTTCACCCCCCCTCGCCGCTATGTAAGCATGGTTCAGGTCTCGGAAAATCAACCGCCACAGCCCTTACTGCTCACGAGCACAGCACTCAGCCTGCTCGCACCCGATGAAAGGGATGACATACATTTGGCCAGGGCCGGGTCCCTGCCCGGTATCAGCTGGCCTGCCCTGGTTGACTTCAACGGCGACGGCTCCCTTGATTTTCTCTTTGTTGATTTTTTGCAAAACCGACTCGAAGGCCGCAACGCCAACGGCGCCCTCCTCTGGGATTTCCCCCTCGAAGCACCACAGGGGCAAACCTTCCTGTCCTCCCCGCTGATCGCCGACCTTACGGGTGATGGACGCCCCGATCTCCTCATGCCTGCCGCCGACAGCCTGTCCTATATCATCCACGGCTTCGACAACCGCCTGCGTCCGCTCGACGGTTTCCCGCTCTATGTTGGCTCTACGCAGGAAGACGTAAGCTATATCGAACGCTTCCCGCTTATGCCCGTGCTTGACGGCAACCGGCTCTATGCCATCAGTAATTCAGGCGACCTCAGGGTCTGGGAACTTGAAGGAGCCGGTGAAGTCTTTTGGGGCTCCGTTTACGGCAACGATCCGGGCAACAAACTCCGCGGTCCCGAGCCGGACCCCAACCTGTCCCTGCCTGAATTCGGTCTCCTCAACACCGGTGAAACCTATAACTGGCCCAACCCCGCAAGCAACGAAACCTTCATCCGCTATCAGACCAGCACCGAAGCCGACATCACCATTACCGTTCTGAGCATGAGCGGCACCCGCCTGTACGAACAGCGGCTGCAGGCACGCGGCGGCGTACCCGAAGAAGTCCTTATCGACACCTCGGGCTGGAGTAGCGGTGCCTATTACGCCCGCGTCCGCGCCTCAGCCAACGGGCGAGAAGAAACCAAGCTCATCCGCATAGCCGTGATTCGTTAG